Proteins from a single region of Trichoderma asperellum chromosome 3, complete sequence:
- a CDS encoding uncharacterized protein (SECRETED:SignalP(1-18)~EggNog:ENOG41) yields the protein MQLSNLFKLALFSAAVSADTVSYDTGYDDASRSLTVVSCSDGTNGLITRYHWQTQGQIPRFPYIGGAQAVAGWNSPNCGTCWKLTYSGKTIYVLAIDHTAAGFNIGLDAMNALTNGNAVALGRVSATASQVAVSNCGL from the exons ATGCAATTGTCCAACCTCTTCAAGCTTGCTCTCTTCAGCGCCGCCGTCTCTGCTGATACCG TCTCGTACGATACCGGCTACGATGACGCATCTCGTTCTCTAACCGTCGTATCTTGCTCCGACGGCACCAACGGCCTCATCACCAGATACCACTGGCAGACCCAGGGCCAGATCCCTCGCTTCCCATACATTGGTGGTGCCCAGGCCGTCGCTGGCTGGAACTCCCCTAACTGCGGCACTTGCTGGAAGCTCACCTACAGCGGCAAGACCATCTACGTCTTGGCCATTGATCACACCGCTGCTGGTTTCAACATTGGTCTCGACGCCATGAATGCTCTGACCAACGGTAATGCTGTTGCCCTCGGACGTGTTTCTGCCACTGCCTCTCAGGTGGCTGTGAGCAACTGCGGCCTCTAG